One stretch of Flavobacteriales bacterium DNA includes these proteins:
- a CDS encoding gliding motility-associated C-terminal domain-containing protein has product RGKGFQSLNFIVFDRWGNKMFESADKEIGWDGRFNGNIVAAGVYVYYVEVEYYNGTSEVIEGNICVTF; this is encoded by the coding sequence AAGAGGTAAAGGTTTTCAATCATTGAATTTTATTGTATTCGATCGTTGGGGAAATAAGATGTTTGAATCAGCAGACAAGGAGATAGGTTGGGATGGAAGATTTAATGGTAACATAGTCGCAGCTGGAGTTTATGTTTATTACGTAGAAGTAGAATATTATAACGGAACTTCTGAAGTAATAGAAGGAAATATTTGTGTGACTTTTTAA